The following coding sequences lie in one Nocardioides sambongensis genomic window:
- a CDS encoding uroporphyrinogen decarboxylase/cobalamine-independent methonine synthase family protein gives MSGAADPVPLATGIGSFPGDHQRDHDEALRLVIGELAEGGDGHGIPFVPEVPGRGAPAQMTGRTLGLLAAADLWDADLQPEGWRLTGTSGAPPIDQRRARSLLGQDLDGWEERIDGYAGPVKTQLAGPWTLAATVERPRGDKVLADHGARRDLAQALAAAAAEHVADLRRRTPGADRIVVQIDEPGLPAVLAAQVPTASGFGKHRVVHPPEADQAMRWVCEAIAAAGAEPWLHCCAPGAPIELVRGAGAQGVAVDLDLVDAAGHDALAQALEDGAVVALGVVPTTGEVPGERAVLERVRRWLDLTGLDPVDHLDRVVLTPACGLAGSSGAHARRAIQVALGATRALLDASHQ, from the coding sequence ATGAGCGGCGCCGCCGACCCGGTCCCGCTGGCGACCGGGATCGGCTCGTTCCCCGGCGACCACCAGCGCGACCACGACGAGGCGCTGCGGCTGGTGATCGGCGAGCTCGCCGAAGGCGGCGACGGGCACGGCATCCCGTTCGTCCCCGAGGTCCCCGGCCGGGGCGCGCCCGCGCAGATGACCGGGCGGACGCTCGGACTGCTGGCCGCCGCGGACCTGTGGGACGCCGATCTCCAGCCCGAGGGCTGGCGGCTGACCGGCACCAGCGGCGCACCTCCGATCGACCAGCGCCGCGCGCGCAGCCTGCTCGGCCAGGACCTGGACGGCTGGGAGGAGCGGATCGACGGGTACGCCGGTCCGGTCAAGACCCAGCTCGCCGGACCGTGGACCCTCGCCGCCACCGTCGAGCGCCCCCGCGGCGACAAGGTCCTCGCCGACCACGGGGCGCGACGCGACCTCGCCCAGGCGCTGGCCGCGGCCGCCGCCGAGCACGTCGCCGACCTGCGACGACGCACCCCGGGCGCCGATCGGATCGTGGTCCAGATCGATGAGCCCGGTCTCCCGGCGGTGCTCGCGGCACAGGTCCCGACCGCCTCCGGCTTCGGCAAGCACCGGGTGGTGCACCCGCCCGAGGCCGACCAGGCGATGCGGTGGGTCTGCGAGGCGATCGCCGCCGCCGGCGCCGAGCCCTGGCTGCACTGCTGCGCCCCCGGCGCCCCGATCGAGCTGGTCCGCGGTGCCGGCGCGCAGGGGGTCGCGGTCGACCTCGACCTGGTCGACGCCGCCGGGCACGACGCGCTCGCCCAGGCGCTGGAGGACGGCGCCGTGGTCGCCCTCGGGGTGGTGCCGACGACAGGTGAGGTGCCGGGGGAGCGGGCCGTGCTGGAGCGCGTGCGGCGCTGGTTGGACCTGACCGGGCTCGACCCGGTCGACCATCTCGACCGCGTGGTGCTGACCCCGGCGTGCGGCCTGGCCGGCTCCTCGGGCGCGCACGCCCGTCGGGCGATCCAGGTCGCCCTCGGGGCAACCCGGGCGCTGCTCGACGCGTCCCACCAGTAG
- a CDS encoding DHA2 family efflux MFS transporter permease subunit: MTDLDTTAPRPAAGDSTRLGWALVLICTAQLMVVLDGTITNIALPFIGADLGISQANLTWIVTGYALAFGGLLLLGGRLGDLYGRRRVFMTGLVVFAVASLLGGLATSEALLIGSRALQGLGAALAAPSALALITTTFPAGPRRSRAFAVYAMMSGVGAAVGLILGGWLTGLDSVLGVDVDGWRLTFLINVPIGLVAAAVTPRLLPESETHPGQMDVPGAITGTLGLLGIVFGLSRAGEEAYGWDHPQTIVALVAGVALLAVFAVIESRVAHPLLPVRVFANRTRATSFVAMMIAPAAMFAMFFYLSLFVQQIVGYEPLRAGFAFLPFAVGMVIGAGSASNLINRVDPRFLAGTGTLIAAFSLFMFSRITVDDSPQAVLTALTGGDMIGADLNYWAHIFPFVLTMSIGMGLTFVPLTLTAVHHLRPEDTGIGSGVLNTMQQVGGALGLAMLSTVALHFTNGRAEEIAGPLTQGLTANGGDPTATVPGTDLSFLEAAVFQGSFTEGATHAFLVGSIMMLAASAVIWLFLDVKHTELATDGPEGVHVG, from the coding sequence ATGACAGATCTCGACACCACCGCGCCGCGCCCCGCGGCGGGTGACAGCACCCGCCTCGGGTGGGCGCTCGTGCTCATCTGCACGGCACAGCTGATGGTCGTCCTCGACGGCACCATCACCAACATCGCGCTGCCGTTCATCGGCGCCGACCTGGGCATCTCCCAGGCCAACCTGACCTGGATCGTCACCGGCTACGCGCTCGCCTTCGGCGGGCTGCTGCTGCTCGGCGGTCGCCTCGGCGACCTGTACGGCCGTCGCCGGGTCTTCATGACCGGCCTGGTCGTCTTCGCCGTCGCGTCACTGCTCGGCGGCCTCGCCACGAGCGAGGCGCTGCTGATCGGCTCGCGCGCACTGCAGGGTCTGGGCGCCGCGCTCGCGGCTCCCTCCGCCCTCGCCCTGATCACCACCACCTTCCCGGCCGGCCCGCGCCGTAGCCGGGCGTTCGCGGTCTACGCGATGATGTCCGGGGTCGGCGCCGCCGTCGGCCTGATCCTGGGCGGCTGGCTGACCGGCCTCGACTCGGTCCTCGGCGTCGACGTGGACGGCTGGCGGCTGACCTTCCTGATCAACGTGCCGATCGGTCTCGTCGCCGCGGCGGTGACCCCCCGGCTGCTGCCCGAGTCCGAGACGCACCCGGGCCAGATGGACGTGCCCGGCGCGATCACCGGCACGCTGGGCCTGCTCGGGATCGTCTTCGGCCTGTCCCGGGCCGGCGAGGAGGCCTACGGCTGGGACCACCCGCAGACCATCGTCGCACTGGTCGCCGGTGTCGCCCTGCTGGCCGTCTTCGCGGTCATCGAGTCGCGCGTCGCGCACCCGCTGCTCCCGGTCCGGGTCTTCGCCAACCGCACCCGCGCCACCAGCTTCGTGGCGATGATGATCGCACCGGCCGCGATGTTCGCGATGTTCTTCTACCTCAGCCTCTTCGTGCAGCAGATCGTCGGTTACGAGCCGCTGCGCGCCGGGTTCGCCTTCCTGCCGTTCGCCGTCGGCATGGTGATCGGTGCCGGCAGCGCCTCCAACCTGATCAACCGCGTGGACCCGCGGTTCCTGGCCGGCACCGGCACCCTGATCGCCGCGTTCTCCCTCTTCATGTTCTCGCGGATCACCGTCGACGACTCCCCGCAGGCGGTGCTCACCGCCCTCACCGGCGGGGACATGATCGGCGCCGACCTGAACTACTGGGCGCACATCTTCCCGTTCGTGCTGACCATGTCGATCGGCATGGGCCTGACCTTCGTGCCGCTCACCCTGACCGCCGTCCACCACCTGCGTCCGGAGGACACCGGGATCGGCTCCGGGGTGCTGAACACGATGCAGCAGGTCGGTGGCGCGCTCGGACTGGCCATGCTGAGCACCGTGGCGCTGCACTTCACCAACGGTCGCGCCGAGGAGATCGCCGGACCGCTCACCCAGGGCCTGACCGCCAACGGCGGCGACCCGACCGCCACCGTCCCCGGCACCGACCTCTCGTTCCTGGAGGCAGCGGTGTTCCAGGGCAGCTTCACCGAGGGCGCCACCCACGCGTTCCTGGTCGGCTCGATCATGATGCTGGCCGCGTCCGCGGTGATCTGGCTGTTCCTCGACGTCAAGCACACCGAGCTGGCCACCGACGGCCCGGAGGGCGTGCACGTCGGCTGA
- a CDS encoding TetR/AcrR family transcriptional regulator: MSPQAKESGTDSPQRPRVEGEREQEILSATLEILAEVGYDLLTMDRVAAAAKASKATLYRRWRGKPELVIEALLAHKGEQEIPDTGTLRGDLIASFCGAGGMTDPRQMAIVGSLITAISRDADFAEVFQRDFVGPKTARTLAIFQRARERGEIAEDVDLDIVIPALPGILLHRRFLLGEAPTDDLITQVVDQVILPAVTR; the protein is encoded by the coding sequence ATGTCGCCCCAGGCGAAGGAATCCGGCACCGACTCACCCCAGCGCCCGCGCGTCGAGGGCGAGCGCGAGCAGGAGATCCTGAGCGCGACCCTGGAGATCCTGGCCGAGGTCGGCTACGACCTGCTCACGATGGACCGGGTGGCCGCGGCCGCGAAGGCGTCCAAGGCCACGCTCTACCGCCGGTGGCGGGGCAAGCCGGAGCTGGTCATCGAGGCGCTGCTCGCGCACAAGGGCGAGCAGGAGATCCCCGACACCGGAACGCTGCGGGGCGACCTGATCGCCTCCTTCTGCGGCGCCGGCGGCATGACCGACCCCCGACAGATGGCGATCGTGGGCAGCCTGATCACCGCGATCAGTCGCGATGCCGACTTCGCCGAGGTGTTCCAGCGCGACTTCGTCGGCCCCAAGACAGCCCGCACCCTGGCGATCTTCCAGCGCGCCCGGGAGCGGGGCGAGATCGCCGAGGACGTCGACCTCGACATCGTGATCCCGGCGCTGCCCGGGATCCTCCTGCACCGCCGGTTCCTCCTCGGGGAGGCCCCCACCGACGACCTGATCACCCAGGTCGTCGACCAGGTGATCCTTCCGGCCGTGACCCGCTGA
- the ligA gene encoding NAD-dependent DNA ligase LigA, with product MSPMSTPLSAVPAQVREEHAELAEVVEEARWRYYVLDSPTLSDADFDARMRRLEELEEAHPELRTPDSPTQQVGGAISTEFTAVDHLQRMESLDNAFNTDELAAWHARLARDGVNDPALLCELKVDGLAINLLYEKGRLVRALTRGDGTTGEDVTPNVRTIDTVPHRLTGTEEFPVPELVEVRGEVFLPVEAFERLNVSMTEAGKPPFANPRNAAAGSLRQKDPRVTATRALGMVCHGIGARRGFEPKAQSQSYDALAAWGLPVSAQVRVLDSLEEVRGYIEHAGEHRHTIVPYEIDGVVIKVDDVALQRRLGSTSRAPRWAIAFKYPPEEVNTELLAIEVNTGRTGRVTPFGRMRPVKVAGSTVEMATLHNAYEVQRKDVRPGDTVVLRKAGDVIPEIVGPVLPLRPEGLPEWVMPTECPACGTPLVEQKEGDKDRRCPNHEHCPAQVRERVFHVAGRGAFDIEGLGYEAAVALLEAKVIANEGDVFDLSADQLLTTELFTRAAKKGDEGRQLSADGSRVLSANGLALLGNLAERKQVPLWRVLVALSIRHVGPTAARALAAEFGSMTAIREASHEALAAADGVGPTIADAVVEWFAADWHREIVDKWTAAGVSMADERDESVARTLEGLTVVVTGSLDGFSRDSAKEAILSRGGKAAGSVSKKTDYVVVGENAGSKADKAEQLGVPVLDEAGFVELLQNGPADAPG from the coding sequence ATGAGCCCCATGAGCACGCCGTTGTCCGCCGTACCGGCACAGGTCCGTGAGGAGCACGCCGAGCTGGCCGAGGTCGTCGAGGAGGCGCGCTGGCGCTACTACGTGCTGGACTCACCGACCCTCTCCGACGCCGACTTCGACGCGAGGATGCGACGCCTGGAGGAGCTGGAGGAGGCGCACCCCGAGCTCCGTACGCCGGACTCGCCGACCCAGCAGGTCGGGGGAGCGATCTCGACCGAGTTCACCGCGGTCGACCACCTGCAGCGGATGGAGAGCCTGGACAACGCGTTCAACACCGACGAGCTCGCCGCCTGGCATGCGCGGCTCGCCCGCGACGGGGTGAACGACCCGGCGCTGCTCTGCGAGCTCAAGGTCGACGGGCTGGCGATCAACCTGCTCTACGAGAAGGGCCGTCTGGTCCGTGCCCTCACCCGTGGTGACGGCACCACCGGCGAGGACGTCACCCCCAACGTGCGGACCATCGACACCGTGCCGCACCGGCTCACCGGCACCGAGGAGTTCCCGGTGCCCGAGCTGGTCGAGGTGCGCGGCGAGGTGTTCTTGCCGGTCGAGGCGTTCGAGCGCCTCAACGTATCGATGACCGAGGCCGGCAAGCCGCCGTTCGCCAACCCCCGCAACGCGGCGGCCGGCTCGCTGCGCCAGAAGGACCCGCGGGTCACCGCGACCCGGGCCCTGGGCATGGTGTGCCACGGCATCGGTGCGCGCCGGGGGTTCGAGCCGAAGGCGCAGTCCCAGTCCTACGACGCGCTCGCCGCCTGGGGTCTCCCGGTCTCCGCACAGGTCCGGGTGCTCGACTCCCTGGAGGAGGTGCGCGGCTACATCGAGCACGCGGGGGAGCACCGGCACACCATCGTCCCCTACGAGATCGACGGTGTGGTGATCAAGGTCGACGACGTGGCGCTGCAGCGCCGCCTCGGCTCCACCTCCCGCGCGCCGCGTTGGGCGATCGCGTTCAAGTACCCACCGGAGGAGGTCAACACCGAGCTCCTCGCGATCGAGGTGAACACCGGCCGGACCGGGCGGGTGACGCCGTTCGGACGGATGCGACCGGTCAAGGTCGCCGGCTCCACGGTGGAGATGGCGACCCTGCACAACGCCTACGAGGTCCAGCGCAAGGACGTGCGCCCCGGCGACACCGTGGTGCTGCGCAAGGCCGGCGACGTGATCCCCGAGATCGTCGGTCCGGTGCTGCCACTGCGCCCCGAGGGGCTGCCGGAGTGGGTGATGCCCACCGAGTGCCCCGCCTGCGGCACTCCGCTGGTCGAGCAGAAGGAGGGCGACAAGGACCGCCGTTGCCCCAACCACGAGCACTGCCCAGCCCAGGTGCGGGAGCGGGTCTTCCACGTGGCCGGCCGCGGCGCGTTCGACATCGAGGGGCTCGGCTACGAGGCCGCGGTCGCGCTGCTGGAGGCGAAGGTGATCGCCAACGAGGGTGACGTCTTCGACCTGTCCGCCGACCAGCTGCTGACCACCGAGCTGTTCACTCGCGCCGCGAAGAAGGGCGACGAGGGCCGCCAGCTCTCCGCCGACGGCTCCCGGGTGCTCTCGGCCAACGGGCTGGCCCTGCTCGGCAACCTCGCCGAGCGCAAGCAGGTGCCGCTGTGGCGGGTCCTGGTTGCCCTCTCCATCCGTCACGTCGGCCCCACCGCGGCTCGCGCGCTGGCCGCCGAGTTCGGCTCGATGACCGCGATCCGCGAGGCATCGCACGAGGCCCTGGCGGCCGCCGACGGCGTCGGACCGACCATCGCCGACGCGGTGGTCGAGTGGTTCGCCGCCGACTGGCACCGCGAGATCGTCGACAAGTGGACCGCGGCCGGGGTCTCGATGGCCGACGAGCGGGACGAGTCGGTCGCGCGGACCCTGGAGGGGTTGACCGTGGTGGTGACCGGCTCGCTCGACGGCTTCAGCCGCGACTCGGCCAAGGAAGCGATCCTGTCCCGCGGCGGGAAGGCCGCCGGCTCGGTGTCGAAGAAGACCGACTACGTGGTGGTCGGGGAGAACGCCGGGTCGAAGGCGGACAAGGCCGAGCAGCTGGGGGTCCCGGTGCTCGACGAGGCCGGGTTCGTCGAGCTGCTCCAGAACGGACCCGCCGACGCCCCGGGCTGA
- a CDS encoding YncE family protein: MTERLTQLLHDEASALETPAPPTGAILERARRTRARRRTGVAAAGAGAVAVVAVLAVAVGGGIGATETAPDPSGGTGPEGPVYAVGRTVYFPADERTATIDDTAIKSLYYTSAGLVVRHGDNAFSDGGGPQRFSLVDGSGAVHPLALETEGTVHASDPDQPYVAYAEAVDGELQVVVYDVAADAEAARVTVGPTSEDWFPVSLDGEAVWVQDGFGSTYRVDWRSGTAERSDVGTAWEVSEQRVATTRDGAPAVVDTATGEVLWTAEVAGYGSLSPDGRHVLIVDESAMDATGGEGPSTSQVFDVDTGSAVEVTADGWGWSWTAGSDLFTVTDDGRMVSCDPGSGDCTEQQVTLPQAPPEECYTETTTGKFGGVSSWCEGGTLDVILGGQARES; this comes from the coding sequence ATGACTGAACGACTCACCCAGCTCCTGCACGACGAGGCCTCGGCGCTGGAGACCCCGGCCCCGCCCACCGGCGCGATCTTGGAGCGGGCCCGCCGGACGCGGGCCCGGCGTCGTACCGGCGTCGCCGCGGCGGGTGCCGGAGCGGTCGCGGTGGTCGCCGTCCTCGCGGTGGCGGTCGGCGGCGGGATCGGCGCCACCGAGACGGCGCCGGACCCCTCGGGCGGCACCGGCCCCGAGGGCCCGGTCTACGCCGTCGGCCGGACGGTCTACTTCCCGGCCGACGAGCGCACCGCGACCATTGACGACACGGCGATCAAGTCGCTCTACTACACCTCCGCGGGTCTGGTGGTCCGGCACGGGGACAACGCCTTCAGCGACGGCGGGGGCCCGCAGCGCTTCTCGCTGGTCGACGGCTCGGGCGCGGTGCACCCGCTGGCGCTGGAGACCGAGGGCACGGTCCACGCCAGCGATCCCGACCAGCCCTACGTGGCCTACGCGGAGGCGGTGGACGGCGAGCTCCAGGTGGTCGTGTACGACGTGGCGGCCGACGCGGAGGCTGCCCGGGTCACCGTCGGGCCGACCTCCGAGGACTGGTTCCCGGTCTCGCTGGACGGTGAGGCCGTCTGGGTGCAGGACGGCTTCGGCAGCACCTACCGGGTCGACTGGCGGTCCGGCACGGCCGAGCGCAGCGACGTCGGCACCGCCTGGGAGGTCTCCGAGCAGCGGGTGGCGACCACGCGCGACGGGGCGCCGGCCGTGGTGGACACCGCCACCGGCGAGGTGCTGTGGACCGCCGAGGTCGCCGGCTACGGCTCGCTCTCACCGGACGGGCGGCACGTGCTGATCGTCGACGAGTCGGCGATGGACGCGACCGGTGGCGAGGGACCGTCGACCTCCCAGGTGTTCGACGTCGACACCGGCAGCGCGGTCGAGGTCACCGCCGACGGCTGGGGGTGGAGCTGGACCGCGGGCAGCGACCTGTTCACGGTCACCGACGACGGCCGGATGGTCTCCTGCGACCCCGGCAGCGGTGACTGCACCGAGCAGCAGGTGACGCTGCCGCAGGCTCCGCCCGAGGAGTGCTACACCGAGACCACCACCGGGAAGTTCGGGGGCGTGTCGTCCTGGTGCGAGGGCGGGACCCTGGACGTCATCCTGGGTGGCCAGGCCCGCGAGTCCTGA
- a CDS encoding SigE family RNA polymerase sigma factor encodes MSRAPTDEDFTELVQACWPSLYRTAYLMLGDACEAEDLVQTALAKTYASWRRVRTLEAAPGYARTTLVNTAASWFRKKGWRNERPTEVLPEHGSEPDWTDRTTLMGALATLPPRQRAVVVLRFYEDLSVAQVARALAVSDGTVKSQTSEALTKLRAVLGESVLPQGAHHD; translated from the coding sequence ATGTCACGCGCACCGACCGACGAGGACTTCACCGAGCTGGTCCAGGCCTGCTGGCCCAGCCTCTACCGGACCGCCTACCTGATGCTGGGCGACGCGTGCGAGGCCGAGGACCTGGTGCAGACCGCCCTCGCCAAGACCTACGCGAGCTGGCGTCGGGTGCGCACCCTGGAGGCGGCGCCCGGCTATGCCCGCACCACGCTGGTGAACACGGCAGCGTCGTGGTTCCGCAAGAAGGGGTGGCGCAACGAGCGTCCCACCGAGGTGCTGCCCGAGCACGGGAGCGAGCCGGACTGGACGGACCGCACCACGCTGATGGGCGCCCTGGCCACCCTGCCGCCGCGGCAACGCGCCGTCGTGGTGCTGCGCTTCTACGAGGACCTGAGCGTCGCCCAGGTCGCCCGCGCCCTCGCGGTCTCCGACGGCACCGTCAAGAGCCAGACCTCCGAGGCGCTGACCAAGCTGCGCGCCGTGCTCGGAGAGTCCGTCCTTCCCCAGGGAGCCCACCATGACTGA
- the gatC gene encoding Asp-tRNA(Asn)/Glu-tRNA(Gln) amidotransferase subunit GatC, with translation MPETARAEISREEVAHLADLARIDLDDAELDHLAPQLAVILESVAAIRGVAGDDVPPTSHPIPLTNVFREDVVRPGLSAEEALAGAPAAEDQRFSVPRILGEEQ, from the coding sequence ATGCCTGAGACCGCACGCGCCGAGATCTCGCGCGAGGAAGTGGCCCACCTGGCCGACCTCGCCCGGATCGACCTCGACGACGCCGAGCTGGACCACCTGGCACCGCAGCTCGCGGTGATCCTGGAGTCGGTGGCCGCCATCCGTGGCGTGGCCGGCGACGACGTCCCGCCGACGTCCCACCCGATCCCGCTGACCAACGTCTTCCGGGAGGACGTGGTCCGTCCCGGACTGAGCGCCGAGGAGGCCCTGGCGGGCGCGCCCGCGGCCGAGGACCAGCGGTTCTCCGTCCCGCGGATCCTGGGGGAGGAGCAGTGA
- the gatA gene encoding Asp-tRNA(Asn)/Glu-tRNA(Gln) amidotransferase subunit GatA translates to MAAALASGETSSVALTQAHLDRIAAVDGDADSGVHAFLHVDAEGALAQARTSDERRAAGNARHALDGVPIAVKDVLTTTGLPTTCGSKILEGWIPPYDATVVRRIKDAGLPILGKTNMDEFAMGSSTEHSAYGPTRNPWDQTRIPGGSGGGSAAAVAAFEAPLALGTDTGGSIRQPGAVTGTVGVKPTYGGVSRYGLVAMANSLDQVGPVTRTVLDSALLHDLIGGHDPLDSTSVDTPVGGLVAAAEQGAAGDLTGLRVGVITELSGEGWQPGVMARFNETVELLTRAGAEVVEVSCPNFVHALAAYYLLMPAEASSNLAKFDAMRYGLRVTPEGSPSAEDVMKATRDAGFGDEVKRRIIIGTYALSSGYYDAYYGQAQKVRTLISRDFAAAYEQVDVLVSPTSPTTAFPLGEKLDDPLAMYLNDLATIPANLAGVPGISVPAGLADEDGLPVGFQALAPALADDRLYRVGAAAEAAVTAALGGPILNELPEVLA, encoded by the coding sequence ATGGCCGCCGCGCTGGCCTCCGGCGAGACCAGCTCGGTCGCGCTGACCCAGGCCCACCTGGACCGGATCGCCGCGGTCGACGGCGACGCCGACTCCGGCGTCCACGCCTTCCTGCACGTCGACGCCGAGGGCGCCCTCGCCCAGGCCAGGACCTCCGACGAGCGCCGCGCCGCCGGCAACGCCCGGCACGCGCTGGACGGGGTGCCGATCGCGGTCAAGGACGTGCTCACCACCACCGGCCTGCCGACCACCTGCGGATCGAAGATCCTCGAGGGCTGGATCCCGCCCTACGACGCGACCGTGGTCCGCCGGATCAAGGACGCCGGCCTGCCGATCCTCGGCAAGACCAACATGGACGAGTTCGCGATGGGCTCCTCGACGGAGCACTCGGCCTACGGACCGACCCGGAACCCGTGGGACCAGACCCGGATCCCCGGCGGCTCCGGCGGCGGCTCGGCGGCCGCGGTCGCCGCGTTCGAGGCACCGCTGGCGCTCGGCACCGACACCGGCGGCTCGATCCGCCAGCCCGGCGCGGTCACCGGCACCGTCGGCGTGAAGCCGACCTACGGCGGCGTCTCCCGCTACGGCCTGGTCGCGATGGCCAACAGCCTCGACCAGGTCGGTCCGGTCACCCGGACCGTGCTGGACTCCGCGCTGCTGCACGACCTGATCGGTGGGCACGACCCGCTCGACTCCACCTCGGTCGACACCCCCGTCGGTGGCCTCGTCGCGGCCGCGGAGCAGGGAGCTGCCGGCGACCTCACCGGACTCCGGGTCGGCGTGATCACCGAGCTGTCGGGGGAGGGCTGGCAGCCCGGCGTGATGGCCCGGTTCAACGAGACCGTCGAGCTGCTCACCCGGGCCGGCGCCGAGGTCGTCGAGGTCTCCTGCCCGAACTTCGTGCACGCGCTCGCGGCCTACTACCTGCTGATGCCGGCCGAGGCCTCCTCCAACCTCGCCAAGTTCGACGCGATGCGCTACGGACTGCGGGTGACGCCGGAGGGCTCGCCGAGCGCCGAGGACGTGATGAAGGCGACCCGCGACGCCGGCTTCGGCGACGAGGTCAAGCGGCGGATCATCATCGGCACCTACGCGCTGTCCAGCGGCTACTACGACGCCTACTACGGACAGGCCCAGAAGGTGCGGACGCTGATCAGCCGGGACTTCGCCGCCGCCTACGAGCAGGTCGACGTGCTGGTCTCGCCGACCTCGCCCACCACCGCCTTCCCGCTCGGGGAGAAGCTCGACGACCCGCTGGCGATGTACCTCAACGACCTCGCCACGATCCCGGCCAACCTCGCCGGCGTCCCCGGCATCTCGGTGCCCGCCGGCCTCGCCGACGAGGACGGGCTCCCGGTGGGCTTCCAGGCGCTGGCCCCGGCGCTCGCCGACGACCGGCTCTACCGCGTGGGGGCCGCCGCGGAGGCGGCCGTCACCGCCGCCCTGGGCGGACCCATCCTGAACGAACTGCCGGAGGTGCTGGCGTGA
- the gatB gene encoding Asp-tRNA(Asn)/Glu-tRNA(Gln) amidotransferase subunit GatB — protein MSANDILVDFDEVVASYDPALGLEVHVELSTATKMFCGCPTTFGGEPNTQVCPTCLGLPGAMPVVNGKAVEAAIRIGLALNCEIAEWCRFARKNYFYPDMPKNFQTSQYDEPIAFEGYLDVDVDGETFRVGIERAHMEEDTGKSTHVGGATGRIHGAEYSLVDYNRAGIPLIEIVTKPIVGAGAKAPAVARAYVSQLRDLIVALGVSDARMDQGSIRADVNLSLAPKGSDVLGTRTETKNVNSLRSVERAVRFEMSRHAGVLDAGQKIFQETRHFHEADGTTSSGRAKSDAEDYRYFPEPDLVPVAPSRAWVEELRGTLPENPAQKRSRLQAEWGYSDLEMRDTVGAGALDLVAETVAAGASPQAARKWWLSELARRANDAGVELTEVGVSPAQVAAVQQLVDAKTINDKLARQVFDGLVAGEGTPEEIVAARGLAVVSDDGALSAAVDKAIADNPDVAEKIRGGKAAAAGALIGAVMKEMRGQADAGRVRELIIEKLS, from the coding sequence GTGAGCGCGAACGACATCCTGGTCGACTTCGACGAGGTCGTGGCGTCGTACGACCCGGCGCTGGGGCTCGAGGTCCACGTCGAGCTCAGCACCGCCACGAAGATGTTCTGCGGCTGCCCGACGACCTTCGGCGGCGAGCCGAACACCCAGGTCTGCCCGACCTGCCTGGGGCTGCCCGGCGCGATGCCCGTGGTCAACGGGAAGGCCGTGGAGGCCGCGATCCGGATCGGCCTCGCACTCAACTGCGAGATCGCCGAGTGGTGCCGCTTCGCCCGGAAGAACTACTTCTACCCGGACATGCCGAAGAACTTCCAGACCTCCCAGTACGACGAGCCGATCGCCTTCGAGGGCTACCTCGACGTCGATGTCGACGGCGAGACCTTCCGGGTCGGCATCGAGCGGGCGCACATGGAGGAGGACACCGGCAAGTCCACCCACGTCGGCGGCGCCACCGGCCGGATCCACGGCGCGGAGTACTCGCTGGTCGACTACAACCGTGCCGGCATCCCCCTGATCGAGATCGTCACCAAGCCGATCGTCGGTGCCGGGGCGAAGGCGCCCGCGGTGGCCCGTGCCTACGTCTCCCAGCTGCGGGACCTGATCGTCGCGCTCGGTGTCTCCGACGCCCGGATGGACCAGGGCTCGATCCGCGCCGACGTGAACCTCTCGCTGGCGCCGAAGGGCTCGGACGTGCTCGGCACCCGCACCGAGACCAAGAACGTGAACTCGCTGCGCTCGGTGGAGCGGGCGGTGCGCTTCGAGATGTCGCGTCACGCGGGCGTGCTCGACGCCGGGCAGAAGATCTTCCAGGAGACCCGTCACTTCCACGAGGCCGACGGGACCACCTCCTCCGGACGGGCGAAGTCCGACGCCGAGGACTACCGCTACTTCCCCGAGCCCGACCTGGTGCCGGTGGCGCCGAGTCGCGCGTGGGTCGAGGAGCTGCGCGGCACGCTGCCGGAGAACCCCGCCCAGAAGCGCTCCCGGCTGCAGGCCGAGTGGGGCTACTCGGACCTGGAGATGCGGGACACCGTCGGGGCCGGCGCGCTCGACCTGGTGGCGGAGACCGTCGCCGCCGGTGCCAGCCCGCAGGCGGCCCGCAAGTGGTGGCTCTCCGAGCTCGCCCGGCGCGCCAACGACGCCGGTGTGGAGCTCACCGAGGTCGGTGTGTCGCCGGCCCAGGTCGCCGCGGTGCAGCAGCTCGTCGACGCCAAGACGATCAACGACAAGCTGGCTCGGCAGGTCTTCGACGGCCTGGTCGCCGGCGAGGGCACCCCGGAGGAGATCGTCGCCGCCCGCGGGCTGGCCGTGGTCTCCGACGACGGGGCCCTCTCCGCGGCCGTGGACAAGGCGATCGCGGACAACCCGGACGTCGCCGAGAAGATCCGCGGCGGCAAGGCGGCCGCGGCCGGTGCCCTGATCGGCGCGGTGATGAAGGAGATGCGCGGCCAGGCCGATGCCGGCCGGGTGCGCGAGCTGATCATCGAGAAGCTGAGCTGA